The Amycolatopsis coloradensis sequence GGTCCGGGCCACGGCCTTCCGCGTGATCGCCGACTATCCAGGTGTCGAAAACCTCGGCGCGGTGCCGGGCGGGCAGGGCCTGTCGCTGCCCACGGGCGAGCGGCTCGTCGTCGATCCGGCGACCGGACGGGTGAACGGGACGTCGGTCTTCGTCACCATGGACGGGGCGGTGTACAAGGTGGCCGACCCCGCCGGCGCCAGGATCAAGGCCGAGTGGACCAACACCCTGCCCGAGTAGCGGATCGGTGGCCGGGAGCATGTCCCGCTCCCGGCCACTTCCGCGCCCCAGGCGCGGATGAGTCTGCCGTCCATCACGCGCACCGTCGCACTCTCATGCCGAACAAGGTTCAGGCCGTTCGGCTTTCTTTGGCCAGGCCGCAATCCCGATCTGGTTTGGTGCCAGGCATCCGCACCCTGACACCTGATGCGAGTGCAGAATGGGTGAGTGGGCTACAACGTCCGACTCATCAAGGGGGAGGGGGTCATCCCCCTGCCCGGACAGCCCTCGCACTGAGTGCGATACGTGCGCTGAAGCAGCGCGACGACCTCAAGAGCGGGTGGTCCCGGGTCGAATATCCGGACGGGACCTTCGGCCGACGACCACACTGGGCGTTCACCGATTCCGCCGAGATCCGGTCTGCGCAGTCCTTGATCGAGATGGTGCGAGCCTTCCGGTACGAGGCAATGACGGAACCCGACGGCGAGATCTACGGCGTCGAATTGATCGGCGGAACGCGCTCTGCGGGGGACGACGTACATCTCTGGCGAGCCCTGGCACCGTACGTCGACGCCGGCGGAGAACTCCTCTGGCTTGGCGAAGAGGACAAGCTGCAGTGGTGGAGCTTCGACGGAGTCACCATGACGGTCGCTGACGGCCGGATGGTATTCCCTGCCGGCCGCACGGGTGTGGCCTCATCTGAAAGGCACTCACCTGCCTGCCCCGGGAGCTTCACTTGTCGGTGCTGCTGTCCCAAAGCGCATAGAACGTAGATCGGGAAACAGGTGTGAGGCCGGGGTCGGCGAGGTCGAGTGCCTGGTCGGTGAGTCCGCCGGCGTCATCCTCGATATTCCGCCACGAGTAGCGGTGAACAGCCCGACGATTCCTGCTCGATTTGCTTGATGGCCACTTGCCCGGAACGCGGGCCGTTGTGCTGCCGGACGCCGGTGGTGCCGAGCAACGACCGAGCAGGTCATTCCGATGAGTCGCGCAAGCATTTCCCCCGGCCGGATCGCCACGTAAGCAGATCGGGATCGACGCCGCGCGGCGGTGCGGGAATCACACGCCCGGCTCAAGGCCCAGGACATGTCCGTGGGACGGATCGGCCCTTGCCCATGCGCAGGATCAAAGCGACCGCGGCCTCCGCGTGGCCTGCCGGAGTCAAGACCTCCTGGAGGAGAAGGCCACGCATCGCGGCAATGGTGACGGTGGCCAAGGTCAGCGCTTCCTCGGCGTCGAGTCCTTCGCGTTCCGCGAGCGAGGCCAGCATCTTGGTCAGGTCGTCGAGCGAGTCGATGAACTCACGAAAGTCCTCTGGGCTGTACGCGGCCAGACCTACGACGTGGAAGAAGCCGCGGACACGCGACAGCTGCTCCGGACGGGTGTAGGCCCGCCAGATCGCCACGACGAAGTCGTCGAAGGTGCCCTGCTGGGCGGCATCGAAAAGCACCTCGTTGTCACGAGATCGCTGTGCCTTGAGCATGGCTGCCAACACGCCCGGGAGCGACCCGAAGTGGTATCGCAGGAGGGCGTGGCTGGTCCCGGCCCTGGCGGCGATCTCACGGAGCGACACCTCCGGCGCGGGAAGCGCCTCGTCGAAGGCGTCGAGAAGCCGAGCCAGGAGACGCTCGCGTGCGTCGCCCTTGTGTTCCGCGCTTGACAAGATCACTCCCACGGTTTATCCATTGGAAAAGAAGCGTTGACGGTGCCGTGTCGCGTCACACATGGTCGCAGCCGGCTCGCAACGGCGGAGGGAACGACTCGTGGGACGTGTTCAGGTGGTCGGCGCGGCGGTCCTCGACGGATCGGGTCGCGACCCAGCCGACGTCGACGTCAGCATTGAAGACGGGCATATCGCCACGTCGGTGCCTCCGGCGCCCACGGCGAGCGCCTGGACGCCGGAGGCCTGACGATGACGCCCGGCCTGATCGACGCTCACGTCCATTTGGGCTTGTCGAGCCCGATCCAGCCGCAGTTCTCGTTTCGGATGAGCGCCGCCGAGCTCGCGGCGGACATCTTCGCCACAGCCGGCGCGGCGCTCGATTCCGGGTTCACCACCGTTCGGGATACCGGCGGGATCGACGGCGGCGTCGTCACCACGATCGCGAAGGGCAAGGTCAGGGGGCCACGCGTCCTGTCCTGCGGACCGGTTCAGTGCCAGATCGGTGGGCACGGCTACTACGGAGCCGACTGGGAACCCACCGAGCTGTGGAGCAGCCATCACGTTCCGGGTCTGTGCGCCCTGTCCATGATGTCGGGCAACGCGGACGAGCTGCGGCACAACGTGCGCGAAGCGTTCCGTCGCGGAGCCTCCTTCCTGAAACTCTGCGTGACCGGCGGAGTGGTCGGGGCGCACGACCGGCTGTCCGACACCCAATTCACCGTCGAGGAGATCGCCGTCGCCGTCCAGGAATCCGCGGCGCGGGGCACCTACGTGACCGTTCACGCCCACAACAACGACGGCATCCGGAACGCGGTCGAGGCCGGCGTGCGCTGTGTCGAACACGGCACCGACCTCGACGAGTCCACGGCCACCCTGATGGCCACTCACGACGTCGCCCTCGTGCCCACGTTCGCCGTCGTCGAGCAACTGCTGCACGACACCGCTGGCGCCGGCCTCGACGAATCGACCCGCGATCGAGTGCTGGGTGTTCGCGAGCGGATGACCGAGGCGCTCGCTGTCGCCAAGGAGGCCGGAGTACGGATCGGGCTGGGTTCCGATCTCATCGGTCCGGCTCAGCACCGTCGAGGTGAGGAGCTCAGGCTGCGCGCAAAGCTCGAAACACCGATGGAAGCTCTCGTGGCGGCCACCAAGACCAACGCCGAGATCCTCGGCCTGTCCGGCCGAGTCGTGAAGGACCTTCGATGAGCACTATGTGGCACGGCTGTCTCGCCGGCACCGACTACTTCGAGATGCGCTCCAGCGGTGGGCACGACTACGGCGTCTGGGTCACCACACCACCGGGTTACGACCCCGCCACGACGCGAACGCCTGCCGTGTATGTGCTCGACGGCAACTGGGCCGTGGGCATGACGGCTCCGCTCATCATCACCCAGGCGGACCCCATGCAGCGGATCCAGCCCTACATCCAGGTCAGCGTCGGCTACGCGGGCGAGGAAGCACAGCACTGGGATCGGCTGCGCAACAGGGACCTCGTGCCACCCGGCGAGCCCATCGCCAAGGAACTCGTCGACGCCGTGGAGATGGGAGTTCGAATGGGCGCGAGGACCCGCGAGGAATCCGATGCCTATCTCGCCGAATTGCGCGACACCCACGCCGACGCGTTCCTGCGCTTCCTCACCGCGGAACTGCACCCGCGGATCGAACGCGACTACGGCACGGCCACGAGCGGTCACGGCCTTTTCGGCTACTCCTACGGCGGCCTGTTCAGCCTCTACACCTGGCTCACCGGTTGCACGCTCTTCGAGAGCATCGGAGCGGGCAGCCCCGGCGTCGCCAGTGAAGACAGCCAGATCTTCGCCCAACTCCAAGAGATGGGTGACAGGCACCATGCCGCCCAGCTGCACGTGACCCTCAACGAGCGTGAGCTGCTCGGGGACCTGGCCATTTACCAGAGCCTCACGAAGAACACGGCCACCGTCCTGCACCGCCTCACCTCACGCGGCGGAGCCGTCACCAGCGCGGTCCTGCGCGAAACGCATGTGACCGGCCTGCAGACTTCGTTCCTCAGTTACCTCAGGACCTGCCGTGCCCGGTAAGCGCCTGATTGCCGATGTGGTCCTGATCGGGGCAGGGGTGATCGGTTCGTCGATCGCCCTTGAGCTCGCGCGGTCGGGGTACCGGGTCCTCACGCTCGATCGGGCCGCAGGGGCCGGACAGGGGTCGACCTCGGCATCGAGTGCGATCGTCCGGTTCAATTTCTCCACCACCGCCGGGGTGGCGACGGCGTGGGAGGCGCATTTCGGCTGGCTCGACCGGGCAGGCCACCTCGGGAACGATGTCGGCGACCTCGCGATGTTCCGCAAGAGCGGGCTGGTCATGCTGGACGTCGAGGCGGCTCCGCGTACATCGTGGCTTCCGTTGTTCGATGAGATCGGGGTTCCCTACGAGGAATGGGACAGCGCGACCTTGGCCGAGCGCGTTCCAGGTATCGACGCCGGCCGCTATTGGCCGCCGAAGCGGCTCGACGAAGAGGAATTCTGGGAGGACGCGAAACACTCGCTCGGTGGCGTGTACACCCCGGACGCCGGTTACGTCTCGGACCCGGGCCTCGCTGCCGTGAACCTCGCCTCCGCGGCCTCGGCATGCGGGGCGGAGTTCGGCTTCCGCGGCACGGTGACAGCGGTGGAGAAGGCAGGCGGATTCCCTGTGCCGTCGTGGTCAACGCGGCCGGTCCGTGGTCGGGCGCGGTGAATCGCTTGGCAGGCGTGGGTTCCGATTTCACGGTCGGTGTGCGACCGATGAGGCAGGGAGTAGCGCACGTGCCTGCCCCGGAGGGCTGTGCAGGGCCCGTGGTGGCGGACATGGATCTGGGCACCTACTTCCGCGGTGAAGGAGGAGCGGGCCTGCTCGTCGGTGGAACGGAACCGGCGTGTGATCCGATGCAGTGGACCGACGACCCGGACGCCGTCGACATCCAACCGACGGCCGCGGTCTTCGAGGCCCAGGTGACGCGGGCCGCGCGGCGGCTGCCCGACCTGGCGGTGCCCAACCGGGCGCGCGGCGTGGTGGGAGTCTATGACGTCGCCGACGATTGGACTCCGATCTACGACCGCACCGAGCTCGACGGTTTCTACCTCGCGATCGGAACGAGTGGCAACCAGTTCAAGAACGCGCCGGTCGTGGGGCAGCTGATGACAGAGCTGATCAACCAGGCCGAGAACGGCGTCGACCACGACGCCTCGCCCGTCCGGTTCCGGGCCCCGCGCACCGGCCTGGAGATCGACCTGGGTGCGTTCTCTCGTAAGCGCGACCGAAACGCCGCGAACTCGGGCACGGTGCTGGGCTGACCGTCACGGGTCGCCCAGGTCGAGGGGTGGCATCGTCGCTGCGTCCGGGGCCCAGGCCTCGCGAAATCCCGGCTGGACCGCGAGATCGACCAGCTCGATCCTGGCCCCGATGCTGTCGAGCCGGTGGTAGGTGAAGGAACGACCGTAAGGGCAGGAGTCGAACTCGATCGGCGCGCCTCGATCCGCCAGGCGCTGTTTGTCCGCCATGACGTCCTTGGACCAGTAGCCGATGTGGTCGAAGCGGGAACCGCCGGTCGCATCCCACGGACTGCCTGCTGGTCCTTGGATCACCTCGAAGAACGGTGGCCCGTCGGTCGAGAACACGATGTCGTAGTCCCAATCCCCGAGGGTGCTCGCACGGACAGGACTCCAGGCCACGCCGAGAGTACGGGTGAGGTCTTCGGTCGCCTGTCCGATATCTCGAACGACGAAGCACAGGTGGTAGAAGGCGTTCACCCGTCCTGTCTAGCAACCCTCAGCGGACGAAGGGCGTTATCGTTGATCGATGTCGCACGCGGTCGTTCTCGGTGGGACCGGGCTGATCGGTCGCGCCACGGCACGCCGGTTGCTGGCCGCCGGTTGGGGGGTGACCGTTGCCGGCCGGGACTCCTCGCGCATGCCCGAGGACATCACGGTCGCGGGTGGCCGGTTCGTCGCCGGGGACCGCGGCGAACCCGGCAGCCTCGCGGCGGCGCTCGGTGCGGGAGCGGATCTGGTGGTCGAC is a genomic window containing:
- a CDS encoding TetR/AcrR family transcriptional regulator; translated protein: MILSSAEHKGDARERLLARLLDAFDEALPAPEVSLREIAARAGTSHALLRYHFGSLPGVLAAMLKAQRSRDNEVLFDAAQQGTFDDFVVAIWRAYTRPEQLSRVRGFFHVVGLAAYSPEDFREFIDSLDDLTKMLASLAEREGLDAEEALTLATVTIAAMRGLLLQEVLTPAGHAEAAVALILRMGKGRSVPRTCPGP
- a CDS encoding amidohydrolase family protein; its protein translation is MTPGLIDAHVHLGLSSPIQPQFSFRMSAAELAADIFATAGAALDSGFTTVRDTGGIDGGVVTTIAKGKVRGPRVLSCGPVQCQIGGHGYYGADWEPTELWSSHHVPGLCALSMMSGNADELRHNVREAFRRGASFLKLCVTGGVVGAHDRLSDTQFTVEEIAVAVQESAARGTYVTVHAHNNDGIRNAVEAGVRCVEHGTDLDESTATLMATHDVALVPTFAVVEQLLHDTAGAGLDESTRDRVLGVRERMTEALAVAKEAGVRIGLGSDLIGPAQHRRGEELRLRAKLETPMEALVAATKTNAEILGLSGRVVKDLR
- a CDS encoding alpha/beta hydrolase; the protein is MSTMWHGCLAGTDYFEMRSSGGHDYGVWVTTPPGYDPATTRTPAVYVLDGNWAVGMTAPLIITQADPMQRIQPYIQVSVGYAGEEAQHWDRLRNRDLVPPGEPIAKELVDAVEMGVRMGARTREESDAYLAELRDTHADAFLRFLTAELHPRIERDYGTATSGHGLFGYSYGGLFSLYTWLTGCTLFESIGAGSPGVASEDSQIFAQLQEMGDRHHAAQLHVTLNERELLGDLAIYQSLTKNTATVLHRLTSRGGAVTSAVLRETHVTGLQTSFLSYLRTCRAR
- a CDS encoding VOC family protein — translated: MNAFYHLCFVVRDIGQATEDLTRTLGVAWSPVRASTLGDWDYDIVFSTDGPPFFEVIQGPAGSPWDATGGSRFDHIGYWSKDVMADKQRLADRGAPIEFDSCPYGRSFTYHRLDSIGARIELVDLAVQPGFREAWAPDAATMPPLDLGDP